In Nocardioides conyzicola, one genomic interval encodes:
- a CDS encoding L-threonylcarbamoyladenylate synthase, with amino-acid sequence MSERYPTGTDDEREEAVDAAALAVQQGDLIVLPTDTVYGIGADAFDPDAVRALLAAKGRGRDMPPPVLISSATTLDALAVRVPGYARALVEEFWPGPLTLVCHQQSSLQWDLGNNRATVAIRMPDHEIALAILERTGPLAVSSANKTGMPAATDADQAIEMLDEDVAVVVDAGTSPGGEASTIVDVTGDQGRVLRYGALSLERLNEVLEPLGATLTDGD; translated from the coding sequence ATGAGCGAGCGTTACCCGACCGGGACCGACGACGAGCGCGAGGAAGCGGTCGACGCGGCCGCGCTGGCGGTGCAGCAGGGCGACCTGATCGTGCTGCCCACCGACACGGTGTACGGCATCGGCGCCGACGCCTTCGACCCGGACGCCGTGCGCGCGCTGCTGGCGGCCAAGGGCCGTGGCCGCGACATGCCGCCCCCCGTGCTGATCAGCTCGGCGACCACGCTCGACGCGCTGGCCGTGCGGGTGCCCGGCTACGCCCGGGCGCTCGTCGAGGAGTTCTGGCCCGGGCCCCTGACACTGGTCTGCCACCAGCAGAGCTCGCTGCAGTGGGACCTCGGCAACAACCGCGCGACGGTCGCCATCCGGATGCCCGACCACGAGATCGCCCTCGCGATCCTCGAGCGGACCGGCCCGCTGGCGGTGAGCTCGGCCAACAAGACCGGGATGCCGGCCGCGACCGACGCCGACCAGGCGATCGAGATGCTCGACGAGGACGTGGCCGTGGTGGTCGACGCCGGCACCAGCCCGGGCGGCGAGGCCTCGACCATCGTCGACGTCACGGGCGACCAGGGACGCGTGCTCCGGTACGGCGCCCTGTCGCTGGA